The Pseudomonas baetica genome includes a region encoding these proteins:
- the tkt gene encoding transketolase has product MPSRRERANAIRALSMDAVQKANSGHPGAPMGMADIAEVLWRDYLKHNPSNPSFADRDRFVLSNGHGSMLIYSLLHLTGYDLSIEDLKQFRQLHSRTPGHPEFGYTPGVETTTGPLGQGLANAVGFALAEKVLAAQFNRPSHNIVDHHTYVFLGDGCMMEGISHEVASLAGTLGLGKLIAFYDDNGISIDGEVEGWFTDDTPKRFEAYNWQVIRNVDGHDPEEIKTAIETARKSAQPTLICCKTTIGFGSPNKQGKEDCHGAPLGDAEIALTRQALNWNHGPFEIPADIYAEWDAKEAGRAVEAEWDQRFAAYSAAFPTEANELIRRLSGELPSDFSEKASAYIAEVAAKGETIASRKASQNTLNAFGPLLPELLGGSADLAGSNLTLWKGCKGVSAEDASGNYMYYGVREFGMTAIMNGVTLHGGLVPYGATFLMFMEYARNAVRMSALMKKRVIHVYTHDSIGLGEDGPTHQPIEQLTSLRTTPNLDTWRPADAVESAVAWKNALERKDGPSALIFSRQNLQHQERDAGQIADISRGGYVLKDCAGEPELILIATGSEVGLAVQAYDKLTEQGRKVRVVSMPCTSVFDAQDAGYKQSVLPLQVSARIAIEAAHADFWFKYVGLEGRVIGMTTYGESAPAPALFEEFGFTLENILGQAEELLED; this is encoded by the coding sequence GGATGCCGTGCAAAAAGCCAACAGCGGCCATCCCGGTGCCCCTATGGGTATGGCAGATATCGCCGAAGTGCTTTGGCGCGACTACCTCAAGCACAACCCGAGCAACCCATCGTTCGCCGACCGTGACCGCTTCGTGCTGTCCAACGGCCACGGCTCGATGTTGATCTACTCGCTGCTGCACCTGACCGGTTACGACCTGTCGATCGAAGACCTCAAGCAATTCCGTCAACTGCACAGCCGTACCCCGGGCCACCCGGAATTCGGTTACACCCCGGGCGTTGAAACCACCACCGGCCCGCTGGGTCAGGGTCTGGCCAACGCTGTGGGTTTTGCCCTGGCAGAAAAAGTCCTGGCGGCGCAGTTCAACCGTCCGAGCCACAACATCGTTGACCACCACACCTACGTGTTCCTGGGTGATGGCTGCATGATGGAAGGCATTTCCCACGAAGTCGCTTCCCTGGCCGGTACTCTGGGCCTGGGCAAGCTGATCGCTTTCTACGATGACAACGGCATCTCCATCGACGGCGAAGTCGAAGGCTGGTTCACCGATGACACCCCGAAGCGTTTCGAAGCCTACAACTGGCAAGTGATCCGCAACGTCGACGGTCACGATCCGGAAGAGATCAAGACCGCCATTGAAACCGCTCGCAAGAGCGCGCAGCCGACCCTGATCTGCTGCAAGACCACCATCGGTTTCGGTTCGCCGAACAAGCAGGGTAAAGAAGACTGCCACGGCGCCCCACTGGGTGACGCGGAAATCGCTCTGACCCGTCAGGCGCTGAACTGGAACCACGGCCCGTTCGAAATCCCGGCCGACATCTACGCCGAATGGGATGCCAAAGAAGCTGGCCGCGCTGTTGAAGCCGAGTGGGATCAGCGTTTCGCTGCTTACTCTGCCGCATTCCCGACCGAAGCCAACGAACTGATCCGTCGTCTGAGCGGCGAGCTGCCGTCCGACTTCTCGGAAAAAGCCTCGGCCTACATCGCTGAAGTCGCTGCCAAAGGCGAAACCATCGCCAGCCGTAAAGCCAGCCAGAACACCCTGAACGCCTTCGGCCCGTTGCTGCCGGAACTGCTTGGCGGTTCGGCTGACCTCGCCGGTTCCAACCTGACCTTGTGGAAAGGTTGCAAAGGCGTCAGCGCTGAAGATGCCAGCGGCAACTACATGTACTACGGCGTGCGCGAATTCGGCATGACCGCCATCATGAACGGCGTCACTCTGCACGGTGGCCTGGTGCCTTACGGCGCGACCTTCCTGATGTTCATGGAATACGCCCGCAACGCCGTGCGCATGTCGGCGCTGATGAAGAAGCGCGTGATCCACGTCTACACCCACGACTCCATCGGTCTGGGCGAAGACGGCCCGACGCACCAGCCGATCGAACAACTGACCAGCCTGCGCACCACACCGAACCTCGACACCTGGCGTCCAGCCGATGCCGTGGAATCGGCAGTGGCCTGGAAAAACGCTCTGGAGCGTAAAGACGGCCCATCGGCGCTGATCTTCTCGCGTCAGAACCTGCAGCACCAAGAGCGCGATGCCGGCCAGATCGCCGACATCAGCCGCGGTGGCTACGTGCTGAAGGACTGCGCAGGCGAGCCTGAGCTGATCCTGATCGCCACCGGTTCGGAAGTGGGTCTGGCTGTTCAGGCCTACGACAAACTGACCGAGCAGGGCCGCAAGGTGCGCGTGGTTTCGATGCCTTGCACCAGCGTGTTCGACGCTCAGGACGCCGGCTACAAGCAGTCGGTTCTGCCGCTGCAAGTCAGCGCACGTATTGCGATCGAAGCGGCTCACGCCGACTTCTGGTTCAAGTACGTGGGTCTGGAAGGTCGCGTGATCGGCATGACCACTTACGGTGAGTCGGCGCCTGCGCCAGCGCTGTTCGAAGAGTTCGGCTTCACCCTGGAAAACATCCTGGGTCAGGCTGAAGAGCTGCTGGAAGACTGA